GGGGCTTTCGAAGTGAATTAAATTTTCTGTTTATCAGCGAATctcatccatattttttttatctcaagcTTACCTCATATCAGCATCAGCTTCATAAATGCGACAAACTTTATGGCAACTAAACACAGGGTGGTACCTAATCTGGAACCGCACGATGTGAGATCAAAAAATTGCACCTGTGCGAACAGAGGCACCCGAATTTCCTCGTCCAGCGGGAACTGTAAATCAACGCGCGGTCCAAGCACTATCTCCGCTTCCTGCGCCACATGTTGCCGGGGAACGTTGCGGACTGTCGTTCTCCCGTGGAAGATATGGTAGTTAACATTTATCAGCATACTGTTGCACTTGAAGAAGGCAGCCGGTTGGGACCAACTTGCCGTTACTTTCTCGTCAATAACGTTCAGCGCACGGAATTGCACCCAATCCAAGCTTCGATTGACCGGATTGCCATATTTTGAAAGGTATAAATTCAACATTTCGCTGGTTTTCTCTCGAAGCTGGAGGGCCACATCGCGCAATAGTAGCGAATTTATTTCCTCCTGTAGATTGAGGCAAATTTCCGTAAAGTTCGATTCGGTCGTCACGTTGAGTTGTGGATAAAAGTTACACTTGCTCCATATGTTTTCACCAAACAGCACATTGTGATGCATCTGGTCATTCAAAACGCATCGATTCTTTCTGCTTTTGGGTAGACGCAGACGGAACGTCTCATCCGGTGCTCTGGTACCGTTGGTGAAGTAACCTAGCatatattttttcgattgcttgcGCTCTTCTAAGCTGGCGTTTGCGGGGATCAAACGCCTGGATACTATAAGAGGTTTTCCCTTCAAATATCCCAGATTTCCGCTAACCTGGCGAGAGAAATGATTCTCGTTTCTTCGCTTAAATTCGATCCGTACACTTTGCCAAACGGTGTCACTTTCTAGAGTGGAAAGCTCCGCTATTCCACATTGGAGTTTAATTTCCACCCCCTCTAAGTATGTATAGTTGTGAAGCATCACAATCTGAAGTTCCGGACAGTACCAAGTACCATCCGCGTCGCCATCGGTATCGGCGCCGGTCCGGTTGGATGACTGACAGTCTCGGCCTGCTAGGTTACAATACTGGACCGTGCTGTTGAAGCAGTCGTCATCCATACAGTGCTCCATGAGGTTTTCGGTTTTGGGAACGCGCAAATAACGAACGGTCGATTGCTGCGTGACGAAGGCGGCGAGCGATGTCTCAAGCTCCTCCAGCGTACGGATACATGACGATGTTTGGTCGCGCAGGAAGCGAACCGGTTGATTTATCTGACAGTGAGAGTTGGTTATTGAATAGGGAATTGCTGGAAAGGGGAAACAGAAAATTAATAGTAAGAAACAAGTCGATTGAAAGAGGTTTTTACTGAATGTTCCCAGTCTCTCGCTAGTTTCATTGTATAGTTGCAGGATCCCGTTCACTCGATAGGTTGAAGCGGGCCCTAAATTTCGGCCCTCACCGGAGCCGAAAATTTCCTTCCACTTATGTTTCGAAGACAAGTATTTTCGTGTGGGATCGTAGTGCTGCAAGTAAATAGTGAATAATAATCGTTTGAAAAGATATGGAATTACCAAAATGCTCTGCAATGGTTCAACGAAATCGTTATCTCTTTAGTTATAGAAGTCACGTGGTAGCCATCTAGGATAAGATCATGGCAACAAGAAACACGTACCGCCTGTCATGCATCAGGACgtagaaatgttttattttatagtAACGAGGTTTCATtggaaactagctgacccggcaaactttgccccgcccaaaatttgttttttgttatgaataccttcaaacatacaCGTTTTCTAACtataagcaagttcatgggtccaatcgcacaactgttcattgattgatcttctaatcgaccccgttgaatttacgttttactataacattcctagtatttctaccaaaactcattataatatcagattatttccagacacaattctcgttcaagatttttcaaccacttgcaaataacatgtttttccgttatatggaataaatgttttatacaaaaaatatgattccttcctcgagttctactcttatcaacaaattcggcgatactttttttattggtatagatagaagaagatataggagtgcatttcatcacattaaaagccatttccagtttcgaacaaagatcaatttcgccagcgcaaacatcagcccttgtcactatgtaattgtagaacatatgggaatttaattttccgaattttccctttttccttcagagttttccgaaaattttaaattgtcatgtttggttgaaatatgtgtaatatttttataggaccccctctccattccagagaagggaggggtgtcataccatcatagaaacatttgtcaTACCCTAaagccctcacatcccaaattgtgcttgactagttctcgagttatgcagaagtttgtgtttcgtttgtatggcagccccccttagagaggggggaggagtgtattcaccatagaaacgtttcgtgccccgtaaaaccttcacatgccaaatttggctccatttgcttgattcgttttcgaattatgcagaaatttgtgtttcatttgtattatagtccccccttagagagggggtggagagtttaaccaccatagaaacatttattgcaccctaaaaccttcacatgccaaatttggtttcatttgcttgattaattctcgagtaatgcagaaatttgtgtttcatttgtatgacagtccccccttagagaaggggtggagagtctaaccaccatagaaacatttattgcaccctaaaacctccatatgcctgatctggtttcatttgcttgattaattctcgagtaatgcagaaatttgtttttcatttgtatagcagccccctcctcgccccttagagaggaagaaggagagggggtggagtactaaaacctccacatgccaaatttggtttcatttgcttgattaattctcgtgtactgcacaaatttgtgtttcatttgtatggcaaaacAAGATGAATTCATTGTGAACAATACGCTGAGCtaccacccagcaaacattaaatcgcataacaagcgtatatataacatcatatgccctaaaatttggttggcatataatgcgcctaactggcatatgcatgcaaaagtggaggccatatacatacatggcaaatgcttacccaatttgtttggatgaatatacaactttgaccggctataatagcgattattcttcttcttcttgaatggcgttaacgttccctgtggaacttttgccgtctcagcgtattcattaactagcgtcgttcattaatacttggttgagatttctatgccgaataacacgccttgaatgtactcttgagtggcaagctctagaatacgcgtgaccacagtgcaggccggaagaattttctttgacgaaaaatcccccaaccagaacgggaatcgaacccgaacacccggcatgatagtgtgggacgctaaccactcggccacgggccaatagcgattatgttggaattgaattgcgatctaatatgaatatattcatgaattgtcaaagcaccaaatacgacttttgtgggttcgaactccggtcgtctggattatcatccaccagctatctcgcgaggctatctgaaatttaattcaacagcggttaaaactttcgagtgcatcagcatctcaatgacatttcaatatgatgtaatatgttctttattaggatttaatatgatttactgtttcatgattttcttcagcatgcaacacgatttactaaagtactgaatcgatttaaattatacgcttatacgacacacaaactgcatcagcgtaatatacgcatatgatgcggattaaatatattttacgacaatgtacatcataaaattgatgtttattataccgaattgcgacttaatttgataatggtatgtaaaatcgagtttttacattttatgcgatttcaaatatacacgatacatactttgattgatatgatttcttgtaagacttgacacgtgcaaaattatacgatttaatgtttgctgggcaagCTCTGGTCATTTTGGTTTACAACCAAACATGCTTTCTTCACGGAGAAACATCGCTCCAATGTAGCATGTGACAGAATAAGGATCTCTTGACAAAGTGAAACAAGTTTGTATATTCTTTTCCCGCTGCGCCTCTGAGTTTCTTCACCCACAACGATGTCCCAACGTTCTTTTTTTCGACGATAGTTTTTCGGCATTTCGCACGAACCCAAAGTATCACAAAACTATTTTTTACATActtttctatataattttatgATCTTTGGGCACAAACAAACTCACTGAGTGTTGAAAAAGATCACGTAGTTTATGGACAACccctcaaatcaaacaaattctactatagtgcaattccaaatgatatcatccaaaaaatacagattttaaaaagatgtatttttgatttgaatgaaagtttgtattccgtttaagTTGGAGGAAAAGTCCAacgcatttgggaattttttgactcaagtgtatttttttaaaagggcgtatcgattttcgtaagagaaatttttattaatttatatctcaaaaactatgagtcgtatcaaaatagtgtcttagaaagagttatagagtattgaagttaaaacgtgaaaaaaatatgagaaaaaaaattgtactttttttttatttacaaaaaagaacttcaatttgcagtatctaaaataaatatgtttttaattttttttttattttcatttaaaatagaagtaatgtagaaaattaaaaaaattagtcCAAGTTGGCAAAACTATttctgacgaactttgtggaacatcgaatttttatgaattttcgaaactttgaatttttgtatgtagCAATCatatttagccacaaattatgaattctgatgtgatttaaaacaaaaaagctcttcattaatctccttctaaatgcagccattctcgagatatttaaaaaaaatatttataattaaTCGTTTTTTAAAGGAAAAAAGGCTCGTTTactatgtttgtcgtgttataccgccatgttcatgaacttttatgaattttcttataattttcaacaacttttccaaatacagacCCCGGTCATAACTCGCGTTACATAACGcgaatattttagtttttgctTTTTTAGTTTGGTATATACTGAAGAGTCTTACTACTCCGAGGTTCAAGATgggttttttctctattatatgaACCGTTTTCTTGCCATTTTCGCAGCTAGAATATTCCAAAATCAAAAAAAAGATCTGATATCTGGATACTTTCAGTATAAACTGAAAGTGTGATATCTGGTAAGTATAGGCGTCAGGAAAAGCAACAGGCGCATCACGCCACGTTTCGCGCCAATGAACGAGTTGATAGCTAAAACTAATAATCAGCATTTTTAGGCTATAAAAGAGTTAGCGCCATGTGGCTCAACCTCTTTTTCGCGTGTAGATCGGTGCAGTGAGGTTTAAGTATTTGACTTTAAGAAAAGTGAATAATAAagtgttttttaaaaactcgtTTGTTCAAAGAACAAACATAACTGGCGCAGCGCGGTGCGGATAAGTATCGAAGTGAACTAAAAGAGACCCAGCGACAGGAACCGAGAAAAGCCACGTCATCCAACAGGGGATTAATCACCAGGAACGACGCTTCATCGAGGAACGACAGCTAAGGCCCGCTTCGATCTTGTGAACACATGTGGAAAATAATAACGTAAGTCATTTTTATCCTTTTACTGTGGAAAAATTGCAAAAGCAAGAAAATGCCTAGCAACCGATCAAGTGAAATTGAGCAGCTCCAAGCTACTGTGGCTGAGCTCCAAGAAATGCTGCTTAGCAGTGGAAGACAGTTTGACAATTATAGACTGCCTGACCCGATTCGAAACATGTCTGAATTCACAGGCATCAAAAAGGAATTACCTGCCTGGCTTGAAGAGCTAGAAGAAATATACCAAATGTACTTAGTGAAGGGAGACAACAACGCTCCCGACACGATACCCAGCCACTATATGAGggctattaaaaataaaataaaaggtgaTGCGCGCACCGTTCTATGCGCAAACGGAAATCCTAATACCATACCTGGCATAAAACGGGTTCTGTCGGAAATTTATGGCGATCAGAAAGATCTAGCCACAAACTTGTCTCACCTATTTCACATGAAACGAGGTGATAGAAATAACCATAAATTTTATACGGATGTAAAAGAATTATCCACAAAAATCAAGATGAACCTATCGCTTAATCCACTGCAAACAAATGATCTGATTGAAATACTAATAGTTACCAAATATTTAGACAACATAGGCGAGCCACTCGCATCCATAATAAGACAATCCAAACCTACCACATTAGAAGATGCATACCAATCGGTATGCATCAACCAAAACGCTGAGGTGCGAAATCGCCCATCATACAGTAAATTCCCACGACAAAAAGACAACTACAAAGACAAACCGAACAGCAACGGCGAAGCGAAATCCAATCCCCCTCGCTTCAAACCCGCGGCAAAACCATTTCATAAGAACAAAGCCGAAGTTCACAATAACGAAGTGAACGACGACACCGACAACGACAAAGAcaatgacgatgacgatgacactgcaagcgaaacaggagacgaaataaattttcaaaccgTTCGTGTAGCAAACATGCCAACATGAACTTTATTCCATACCTGCGCCTGTCCACCACGAAGGGATATTTAAATTTCCTAGTGGATACTGGCGCTAATAAATCATACATCAACCCTGAGCACGTTAATATATCGACAAAAATTAAACGACCAGCCGTTATAAATAACAAGAACGGAAAGTTTCTTATAGATCGCGTGGTAAACACAAATTTGCTCCCGGAAGTATCCGATGAAAAACTTCCGTACTATGTCTTCAGATTTCATGATTTCTTTGACGGCCTTATAGGCTATGAAAATTTAGCTGCCATGGGTGCGGTAATCGACACCTCCAgagcatttgttacatttagTAATCGTAGATACACggtgtcaaaatatttccccacTTCTATCAATTTCCACGGCACCGATGAAAACCTATTCGAAATCTGCACCACAACGAACGGctcatttttaattgataaggAAATCAGTATGAATCCTAACGTAATTTTAAAACCAGGCGTTTATGAAGCAAATAATTATAAAGCTTTCGTGCATCTAACCAAGAAAGGTGAACAAGGCCACACGGCACTTCAGCCATTCCCTAGTGACGCTTTCGAACTAGAAATCAATCATCAGAAGGTAAATCCTCGTTTGAATTTCCCATCAGAACACCTGAATAACGAAGAGAAAAATGCTTTGATCAAAACACTCAGATCATTCAAAGACGTATTCTTTGCGGATGATGAAAAGCTAACCTTTACACACGAGGTAAAGCATTCTATTAATACAACGGATGAAAAACCCATCCAtcaaaaaacatataaatatccTTACCACCTCCGTAAGGAAGTTTCAACCCAAATTACAAAAATGTTGGAAAACGGTATAATTAGAGAATCCTCTTCACAATGGACCTCCCCCATCTGGGTCGTACCGAAAAAACTCGACAACTCTGGGAAACGAAAATATCGCATTGTTGTCGATtatagaaaattgaatgaaaaaaccccGGCGGATCGATATCCGATTCCTGAGGTGAGCGAAATCTTAGACCGACTAGGAAAAGCTCAGTATTTTACAGTGCTCGACTTAGCTAGTGGTTTCCACCAGATTGAAGTCGACCCTAAAGACATCCCGAAAACCGCTTTCAATATTGATAATGGCAAGTACGAGTTTCTTCGTATGCCATTTGGACTGAAAAACGCGCCTGCGACTTTTCAGCGTCTTATGGATACAGTGTTGAGAAAACATTTAGGGATCCGAtgtttcgtctatatggacgacatcATCATTTACAGTACTAATCTTCAAAGTCATTTAGAGGACATCAAAAAAGTTCTCCAAACCCTTAGGGATGCGAACTTGAAAATTCAATGTGACAAATCCGACTTCCTTCGAAAGGAAGTAGCTTTCCTAGGACATGTCGTCACAATAGACGGGGTAAAACCCAATCCTAATAAGATAGAGGCTATAAAGTCTTGGCCTCTACCAAAAACCTCCAAAGAATTAAAATCGTTCCTCGGAACTATAAGTTATTATAGACGATTCATTCCTAAATTCGCCCATATTGCAAAACCCATGACTTCAAAACTCAGaggtaaaaataaaatcatcgaTATTGATCATGATTACGAGAGAGCATTTGAAGAGCTAAAAACAATCATGACAACAGAAACACTTTTGGCTTACCCTAACTTCGATAATCCGtttattcttacaacggacgcatCAAATGTTGCCATTGGGGCAGTTCTAGCTCAATTACATGACGGAAAGGAACGGCCTATTGCATACCTATCCAGGACATTGAGCAGAGCTGAAGAAAAGTATTCAGCCACGGCGAAAGAGCTTTTGGCCATTTATTTTGCTGCCAAAACCTTTAGACCGTACCTTTATGGTAGAGAGTTCACGATTTATACGGATCACGAACCTCTTACAAAGGAATTAAAGTTAACAGATTCCACGGGAAGAGTTACAAGACAAAGGCTCTACTTGGAACAAtttgattttaaaataatttataagaAGGGCAAGCAAAACGTTGTTGCCGATGGCCTTTCAAGGATTCCACGCACAGAATTGAACCTAAACGAAGAACTATCTAATCAATTTTTCGATAATGACCCGATCTATGGACCAGAGATCATTAATAAATATGCGAACCAACTACTTATTTACAGAGCAGATGATGCTGCAAAGAGTCCATACCTTGCGTGTATGGTTTTTCCAAACCATTTTCGTCATGTATTTCACAAACCTGACTATACGGAAGACGACATAAAAGACATTCTGACAAGACACTTAGATCCGACGAAACTAAATGGTATTTTTGCCGACCTGAATATTGCCCGAATGTGCCAACACATTATCgatacaaattttaaaaatattaaagttcaTTTAACTAATATCAAACTTCCAGATTTAATTTCAGGTACCGATCAGAacgaatttataagaaaatgtcaCAGCTTCAATCATCGTGGATACAAACTAACATACGAGGAAGTACAGAAGTCAGTCTTCTTTCCCCGCATGTTGGCTAAAGTGAAAGAGTTCGTCAAAAACTGCGAATCTTGTAAATTTGCTAAGTATGAACGAAGACCATTCGTTATACCTCATTCTAGACGAATCTACAATGGACCATTCGAAAATGTTTTCATAGATGTCTTTATAAAGGAGACTGAAAAATTTCTTACTGTTGTAGATTCATTCTCAAAATTTGCACAGATTTACAAGATCATGCATGAGACAACAGATGAAATTCAAGAAACACTAATAAAATACTTCAAAACGTTTGGCATTCCCAAATTAATTACTTGTGATCAAGCCACAAGCTttcgaaattcaaaattcaaagaatttttggaaaattatggCATCTCCTTGCATTTTGCCAGCTGCAGTGACAGTAATGGTATCGTGGAACGATTCCACAGTACTTTGCTAGAAATGTACATGGCCAATCAGAAAAAAGTAGAGAATCTAAATTTATACGAAGGTCTTGCCATGATCACAGCGATTTATAACGAAACCAAACATTCGTCAATAAATTTAAAACCGAGAGAAGTTATTTTCGGCACTTGTAGTTCTCTCAATCCAATAGAAATCAAcctatcaaaacaaaaaacattacaAAACGCAAAGGACTCATTAACGAATCAggcacacaaacaaaattcgaaaataccTTTAGTAACTAAAGAAGAATTCAAACAACTAAACAAACAAAGATTATTGGTGAAAGGCAAAGCTAAGCCCACACCTAGAGGACATAGATACAGACTAATAGACATTACAAATGAGACAGAAAAAACAGTAACCGACCAGGCCGGaattaaaacacataaaaaacacATTAAGAAAAACTTTACAGATAACTAAGACACAGACTTTTCTATTACAGACTATGGCTCTGGCTTTGGACAACGACGAATGGCAAAATTTTAGTACACGATTTAGACAAGAGCCCGGTAGCAATCATACATTTAGGAAAAGCTTATGTAAGCAACAATTATTTTAGGATACTGCACCGAGTAGATCTCATTAAATTACAAAACTCTGTTGAAACACTTTTATATCATGCAAAAACAAATATAGATTCAGCTGATTTCCTAAGCGTATtaattcaaactaaagtaaCGAAACTAGAACagacatttttgaaattaaaaccCTCTACTAGAGTTAGAAGATGGGAAAAACTAGGTTCACTTTGGAAGTACATTTCAGGTAGCCCCGATGCAGAAGATTTAAGGATTATAAACTCAACTTCAAATAGTCTGATAAATGCGAATGAAAAGCAAATCAAAATTAATCACATATTCGAAGACAGAATTAATAAATTAACAGAAAAAGTGAATAACGTAACAATAATACTGAATAATACAGCATTGAAAAACGATAAGGATTTCAGATCAGTAGGTTTGCTCTTTTGCTTAGATGAACTCACACAACAATTAGAAGATTTAGAGGAGGCAATAGTTTTGGCTCAACACAACATCCCAAGCAGCAGAATTATCAATGCAGAGGAAATCACGAGAATTCATCATCTTCTGGAAGGAAACAATTTTATAGCAGGAGCCTTGGACTTCGCTAGTGCATACGTGGTTTCATCCAAGGAATCCATTGCCTACATACTGAAGGTACCACGAATCAAGGATGCTGAATATGATCTCAACTTCATCGAACCAGTTATCTTCAATAACTCCCGTATATCCATCTCAACCAACTATTATCTACAAGGTCCGTCATCTTTTGCGCTAAAATCCCTCTGCGAAATGAGTAGAAACGTCTATGTATGCTCAAGTACGCAGCTTGAACCAATAACCAAATGCATTCAACAATTGATGAGAGGTGAATCAGCTACATGCCCAATGGAAAGAACCTACACCAATGGTATTATCAAACGAGTCGATGACTCAAACGTGATTATCAATGACGcggaaatatcaataacatcgAACTGCTCATCGAATCATAGAAAACTTAAGGGATCTTTCCTCGTACAGTTTTCAAACTGCACACTTTTTATCAACGACGAAATGTACTCCAACATTAATAAAGAAGTTCAACTGGCATCATTCGTTCCAACAACGGGATTGACGGTAAATTTTACTACGATTACAAACAAATTCCCTATAGAATACTTACAGAAGTTACATCTGGAACAACGTGGTCATATCAAACACATCAATCTAAGGACAGATAACATCCAATGGAAACTCGAACTCTTTGGGTGGACATCGTTTGGATTCGGTTCAAcaataacaattattttcatcGTAGCTCTATCATTTTGGATCTGGAATAGACTCCCATCGAGATCATCAATGTCGCATCTAGAGGAACTTCAAAGTCATCAGAACCCGGAAGAACCATCGGAACCTAACAGACAAACTCGCCCGAAGATCACTATGGTACCGCAAGCATAAATCCAGAAAACAGAAAGCCGAGGACGACTTTCATCCCAGGGGGAAGCCGTCAGGAAAAGCAACAGGCGCATCACGCCACGTTTCGCGCCAATGAACGAGTTGATAGCTAAAACTAATAATCAGCATTTTTAGGCTATAAAAGAGTTAGCGCCATGTGGCTCAACCTCTTTTTCGCGTGTAGATCGGTGCAGTGAGGTTTAAGTATTTGACTTTAAGAAAAGTGAATAATAAagtgttttttaaaaactcgtTTGTTCAAAGAACAAACATAACTAGGTAAGTATAGATAAGATAGTACTTGTCAGCCAgactaaaaaacaggaagtgggttatatttatggtataaccgcaagggtgacgtaggactatcgttgatttagagatcatttgtttgaagttgaatctaaatccatcctgaatgaatgaataaataaatatttgggtgacttcaaaaacgagagtgttacgttggagactcaaggttttatgcatccaatattggatacataaaaccttgttctgaagaataatcttcagaagctttcctgctaactgcacttgattgacaaatcacaaaaccaaatgtatgtggtcgcagtattatatggatagaaaacattaaaataaactcgcttgaatataattttcaattccaaggggaactggcagattatttttcagcaacgatcatttctttccaggtttcctctcgataaccagcaaacgaaaagagttgcgcgcgtgtatgtgtgtgtgtgtgtgtggcggctgcttctatgtcttcccgaggaaccgtatttcgatgctgatactctcttggtcacgagatgctgatactctcttggtcttttctgcgctccctcacagttaaaacaaactgattgcatttcaggtcaggtcaggccaggtaatgaatccctcgatccctcgccgttcagctcgttcagtaacgatgttgtcttgtcgatgtcctcaggcgtcgtgcacaaattacgtaacgctaaaaatccgaattttgaaccacctctccaccccctttcgtaacgcaatttcctatctctaataaacagaaagtaacgcaacatctaccccctccacccttatcgcgttacgtaatttgtgcacgacgccacacaaaaaatgaatcggtttcaccaccagaatatcatttcagtatgcttttcgtacgtgattgaatcgagagaaggtgtggtttacgatggcaatttggaaggcaaactagaggagaatgaactctctgagtatgaaaatttcggcgactgagcaataatcgattgaaaattatataattttcgcgatacggaacattttccgtttttcatgttatgcatccaatattggatacgaaaatatcctactgatgggaaagaataatcttcagaagctttccagctaattacacttgattgaaaaattatgaaatcaaatgtatttggtcgctgtattcgccatataattagaaaacattaaaataaactctttcgcatggatgtattcttcaattcccaggga
The Toxorhynchites rutilus septentrionalis strain SRP chromosome 2, ASM2978413v1, whole genome shotgun sequence genome window above contains:
- the LOC129768565 gene encoding tectonic, whose translation is MSMTKSSEQDRGARSSFVKIDISKGNQPNESTAGGIANMTTTTTTATTFATKDNSNVTVETATAIGSTTSVSSGTTLKTQSTTNSPTTTITIPPEREPEIPKEGRSIKVVPSGYYCRCDLKINICDVNCCCDIDCSDAILKTFDCNEERLDVAEYHHQEGLQSCEVQGGLFCLIDGHHGEGDQSHYDPTRKYLSSKHKWKEIFGSGEGRNLGPASTYRVNGILQLYNETSERLGTFTIPYSITNSHCQINQPVRFLRDQTSSCIRTLEELETSLAAFVTQQSTVRYLRVPKTENLMEHCMDDDCFNSTVQYCNLAGRDCQSSNRTGADTDGDADGTWYCPELQIVMLHNYTYLEGVEIKLQCGIAELSTLESDTVWQSVRIEFKRRNENHFSRQVSGNLGYLKGKPLIVSRRLIPANASLEERKQSKKYMLGYFTNGTRAPDETFRLRLPKSRKNRCVLNDQMHHNVLFGENIWSKCNFYPQLNVTTESNFTEICLNLQEEINSLLLRDVALQLREKTSEMLNLYLSKYGNPVNRSLDWVQFRALNVIDEKVTASWSQPAAFFKCNSMLINVNYHIFHGRTTVRNVPRQHVAQEAEIVLGPRVDLQFPLDEEIRVPLFAQVQFFDLTSCGSRLGTTLCLVAIKFVAFMKLMLI